The following proteins come from a genomic window of Ursus arctos isolate Adak ecotype North America unplaced genomic scaffold, UrsArc2.0 scaffold_12, whole genome shotgun sequence:
- the KTI12 gene encoding protein KTI12 homolog translates to MPLVVFCGLPYSGKSRRAEELRGALEAEGRAVYVVDDAAVLGTEDATVYGDSAREKALRGALRAAVERRLSRHDVVILDSLNYIKGFRYELYCLARAARTPLCLVYCVRPGGLSGGPRVAGAADSHQNASVSWRPHTEEGGRPLAASSSVLREPQAVDFVVSGRTQADVTKELEQEETRAPDLPALVTPEFGKSAKRVSSAFYPPELMEALTQRFEAPDSRNRWDRPLFTLVGFEEPLPLAEIRAALFENQAPPPHQSTQSQPLASGNFLHQLDQVTSQVLAGLMEAQKSAVPGDLLKLPGTTEHLQFTRPLTMAELSRLRRQFISYTKMHPNNENLPQLANMFMQYLSQSLH, encoded by the coding sequence ATGCCGCTCGTGGTGTTTTGCGGGCTGCCGTACAGCGGCAAGAGCCGGCGCGCGGAGGAGCTCCGTGGGGCGCTAGAGGCCGAGGGCCGCGCGGTGTACGTGGTGGATGACGCGGCGGTGCTGGGCACAGAGGACGCGACCGTGTACGGCGATTCGGCCCGTGAGAAGGCGTTGCGCGGGGCTCTGAGAGCTGCGGTGGAGCGGCGCCTGAGTCGCCACGATGTGGTCATCCTCGACTCCCTTAACTACATCAAGGGATTCCGCTACGAGCTCTACTGCCTCGCGCGGGCTGCGCGCACCCCGCTCTGCTTGGTATATTGCGTACGGCCAGGCGGTCTGAGCGGGGGACCTCGGGTGGCGGGTGCGGCAGACAGCCACCAGAACGCCAGTGTGAGCTGGAGGCCGCAcactgaggaaggagggagacctCTGGCGGCCAGCAGCAGTGTCCTTAGGGAACCCCAAGCAGTGGACTTTGTAGTAAGTGGAAGAACCCAGGCCGACGTAACTAAGGAACTGGAGCAGGAGGAAACCAGGGCGCCAGATCTTCCAGCTCTTGTGACTCCAGAATTCGGTAAATCTGCAAAGCGTGTGTCTAGTGCCTTTTACCCTCCTGAACTTATGGAGGCCCTAACGCAGCGCTTTGAGGCTCCGGACTCTCGGAACCGCTGGGACCGGCCCCTGTTCACCTTGGTGGGCTTCGAGGAGCCTTTGCCCCTGGCAGAGATACGGGCTGCCTTGTTTGAGAACcaggctcccccaccccatcagTCTACACAGTCCCAgccccttgcctctggcaacttTCTGCACCAGTTGGATCAGGTCACAAGCCAGGTGTTGGCGGGACTGATGGAAGCGCAGAAGAGCGCGGTCCCTGGAGacttgcttaagcttcctggaacCACCGAGCACCTGCAGTTTACCCGGCCTTTGACCATGGCAGAACTGAGTCGCCTCCGACGCCAGTTTATTTCCTACACCAAAATGCATCCCAACAATGAGAACCTGCCTCAGCTGGCCAACATGTTTATGCAGTATCTGAGCCAGAGCCTGCACTAA